One window from the genome of Cricetulus griseus strain 17A/GY chromosome 2, alternate assembly CriGri-PICRH-1.0, whole genome shotgun sequence encodes:
- the Ythdf3 gene encoding YTH domain-containing family protein 3 isoform X1: protein MFYLDLTLLHRAEETGEESFSVQNGSIHQKDAVNDDDFEPYLSSQTNQNNSYPPMSDPYMPSYYAPSIGFPYSLGEAAWSTAGDQPMPYLTTYGQMSNGEHHYIPDGVFSQPGALGNTPPFLGQHGFNFFPGNADFSTWGTSGSQGQSTQNSAYSSSYGYPPSSLGRAIADGQAGFGNDTLSKVPGISSIEQGMTGLKIGGDLTAAVTKTVGTALSSSGMTSIATNNVPPVSSAAPKPTSWAAIARKPAKPQPKLKPKGNVGIGGSAVPPPPIKHNMNIGTWDEKGSVVKAPPTQPVLPPQTIIQQPQPLIQPPPLVQSQLPQQQPQPPQPQQQQGPQPQAQPHQVQSQQPQLQNRWVAPRNRGTGFNQNNGAGGENFGLGVVPVSASPSSVEVHPVLEKLKAINNYNPKDFDWNLKNGRVFIIKSYSEDDIHRSIKYSIWCSTEHGNKRLDAAYRSLNGKGPLYLLFSVNGSGHFCGVAEMKSVVDYNAYAGVWSQDKWKGKFEVKWIFVKDVPNNQLRHIRLENNDNKPVTNSRDTQEVPLEKAKQVLKIIATFKHTTSIFDDFAHYEKRQEEEEAMRRERNRNKQ from the exons AATAACAGCTATCCACCAATGTCAGATCCATACATGCCTAGTTACTATGCTCCATCCATTGGATTTCCATATTCTCTTGGGGAAGCAGCATGGTCCACGGCTGGAGACCAGCCTATGCCGTATCTGACAACCTATGGACAAATGAGTAATGGAGAACATCATTATATACCAGATGGCGTTTTTAGTCAACCAGGGGCATTAGGAAATACCCCTCCATTTCTTGGTCAACATGGATTTAACTTTTTTCCTGGTAATGCTGATTTCTCTACATGGGGGACAAGTGGATCTCAGGGACAATCAACACAAAATTCTGCTTATAGTAGCAGTTATGGCTATCCACCTAGTTCTCTTGGGAGAGCTATTGCTGATGGACAGGCCGGATTTGGAAATGATACTTTGAGTAAGGTGCCTGGCATTAGTAGTATTGAGCAAGGCATGACTGGACTGAAAATTGGTGGTGACCTGACGGCTGCAGTGACAAAAACTGTAGGTACAGCCTTGAGCAGCAGTGGTATGACTAGCATTGCAACCAATAATGTGCCCCCTGTTAGCAGTGCAGCACCTAAACCAACTTCTTGGGCTGCCATTGCCAGAAAGCCTGCCAAACCTCAACCGAAACTTAAACCCAAGGGCAATGTGGGAATTGGGGGTTCTgctgtgccaccacctcctataAAACACAACATGAATATTGGAACTTGGGATGAAAAGGGGTCAGTGGTAAAGGCTCCACCAACCCAACCAGTTCTGCCTCCTCAAACTATAATCCAGCAGCCTCAGCCATTAATTCAACCGCCACCATTGGTGCAAAGCCAACTGCCTCAACAGCAGCCTCAGCCACCACAACCACAACAGCAACAAGGACCTCAGCCACAGGCCCAGCCTCACCAAGTGCAGTCTCAACAGCCACAGCTGCAGAATCGCTGGGTAGCTCCTCGGAATAGAGGAACCGGCTTCAACCAGAACAATGGAGCAGGCGGTGAAAACTTTGGTTTAGGTGTTGTACCTGTTAGTGCTTCACCTTCTAGTGTAGAGGTGCATCCAGTGCTGGAAAAACTAAAGGCCATAAACAACTATAATCCCAAAGACTTTGATTGGAACCTGAAGAATGGACGTGTGTTTATAATAAAGAGCTATTCTGAGGATGATATACATCGTTCTATCAAGTACTCTATCTGGTGTAGTACTGAGCATGGTAACAAGCGTTTGGATGCAGCTTACCGTTCCCTGAATGGGAAAGGCCCACTGTATTTACTCTTCAGTGTGAATGGCAGTGGACACTTTTGTGGAGTGGCTGAAATGAAGTCTGTTGTGGACTATAATGCATATGCTGGTGTCTGGTCTCAGGATAAGTGGAAGGGCAAATTTGAAGTTAAATGGATCTTTGTCAAAGATGTTCCCAATAACCAGTTACGACATATTCGCTTagaaaataatgacaacaaaCCAGTAACCAACTCAAGGGACACTCAAGAAGTACCcctagaaaaagcaaagcaagtgCTTAAAATAATTGCTACTTTCAAGCATACCACCTCAATCTTTGATGACTTTGCACATTATGAAAAGCgtcaagaggaggaggaagccatgCGAAGG gagAGAAATAGAAACAAGCAATAA
- the Ythdf3 gene encoding YTH domain-containing family protein 3 isoform X3, giving the protein MSDPYMPSYYAPSIGFPYSLGEAAWSTAGDQPMPYLTTYGQMSNGEHHYIPDGVFSQPGALGNTPPFLGQHGFNFFPGNADFSTWGTSGSQGQSTQNSAYSSSYGYPPSSLGRAIADGQAGFGNDTLSKVPGISSIEQGMTGLKIGGDLTAAVTKTVGTALSSSGMTSIATNNVPPVSSAAPKPTSWAAIARKPAKPQPKLKPKGNVGIGGSAVPPPPIKHNMNIGTWDEKGSVVKAPPTQPVLPPQTIIQQPQPLIQPPPLVQSQLPQQQPQPPQPQQQQGPQPQAQPHQVQSQQPQLQNRWVAPRNRGTGFNQNNGAGGENFGLGVVPVSASPSSVEVHPVLEKLKAINNYNPKDFDWNLKNGRVFIIKSYSEDDIHRSIKYSIWCSTEHGNKRLDAAYRSLNGKGPLYLLFSVNGSGHFCGVAEMKSVVDYNAYAGVWSQDKWKGKFEVKWIFVKDVPNNQLRHIRLENNDNKPVTNSRDTQEVPLEKAKQVLKIIATFKHTTSIFDDFAHYEKRQEEEEAMRRERNRNKQ; this is encoded by the exons ATGTCAGATCCATACATGCCTAGTTACTATGCTCCATCCATTGGATTTCCATATTCTCTTGGGGAAGCAGCATGGTCCACGGCTGGAGACCAGCCTATGCCGTATCTGACAACCTATGGACAAATGAGTAATGGAGAACATCATTATATACCAGATGGCGTTTTTAGTCAACCAGGGGCATTAGGAAATACCCCTCCATTTCTTGGTCAACATGGATTTAACTTTTTTCCTGGTAATGCTGATTTCTCTACATGGGGGACAAGTGGATCTCAGGGACAATCAACACAAAATTCTGCTTATAGTAGCAGTTATGGCTATCCACCTAGTTCTCTTGGGAGAGCTATTGCTGATGGACAGGCCGGATTTGGAAATGATACTTTGAGTAAGGTGCCTGGCATTAGTAGTATTGAGCAAGGCATGACTGGACTGAAAATTGGTGGTGACCTGACGGCTGCAGTGACAAAAACTGTAGGTACAGCCTTGAGCAGCAGTGGTATGACTAGCATTGCAACCAATAATGTGCCCCCTGTTAGCAGTGCAGCACCTAAACCAACTTCTTGGGCTGCCATTGCCAGAAAGCCTGCCAAACCTCAACCGAAACTTAAACCCAAGGGCAATGTGGGAATTGGGGGTTCTgctgtgccaccacctcctataAAACACAACATGAATATTGGAACTTGGGATGAAAAGGGGTCAGTGGTAAAGGCTCCACCAACCCAACCAGTTCTGCCTCCTCAAACTATAATCCAGCAGCCTCAGCCATTAATTCAACCGCCACCATTGGTGCAAAGCCAACTGCCTCAACAGCAGCCTCAGCCACCACAACCACAACAGCAACAAGGACCTCAGCCACAGGCCCAGCCTCACCAAGTGCAGTCTCAACAGCCACAGCTGCAGAATCGCTGGGTAGCTCCTCGGAATAGAGGAACCGGCTTCAACCAGAACAATGGAGCAGGCGGTGAAAACTTTGGTTTAGGTGTTGTACCTGTTAGTGCTTCACCTTCTAGTGTAGAGGTGCATCCAGTGCTGGAAAAACTAAAGGCCATAAACAACTATAATCCCAAAGACTTTGATTGGAACCTGAAGAATGGACGTGTGTTTATAATAAAGAGCTATTCTGAGGATGATATACATCGTTCTATCAAGTACTCTATCTGGTGTAGTACTGAGCATGGTAACAAGCGTTTGGATGCAGCTTACCGTTCCCTGAATGGGAAAGGCCCACTGTATTTACTCTTCAGTGTGAATGGCAGTGGACACTTTTGTGGAGTGGCTGAAATGAAGTCTGTTGTGGACTATAATGCATATGCTGGTGTCTGGTCTCAGGATAAGTGGAAGGGCAAATTTGAAGTTAAATGGATCTTTGTCAAAGATGTTCCCAATAACCAGTTACGACATATTCGCTTagaaaataatgacaacaaaCCAGTAACCAACTCAAGGGACACTCAAGAAGTACCcctagaaaaagcaaagcaagtgCTTAAAATAATTGCTACTTTCAAGCATACCACCTCAATCTTTGATGACTTTGCACATTATGAAAAGCgtcaagaggaggaggaagccatgCGAAGG gagAGAAATAGAAACAAGCAATAA
- the Ythdf3 gene encoding YTH domain-containing family protein 3 isoform X2 — MNENIQGLKLLPGFPLCENNSYPPMSDPYMPSYYAPSIGFPYSLGEAAWSTAGDQPMPYLTTYGQMSNGEHHYIPDGVFSQPGALGNTPPFLGQHGFNFFPGNADFSTWGTSGSQGQSTQNSAYSSSYGYPPSSLGRAIADGQAGFGNDTLSKVPGISSIEQGMTGLKIGGDLTAAVTKTVGTALSSSGMTSIATNNVPPVSSAAPKPTSWAAIARKPAKPQPKLKPKGNVGIGGSAVPPPPIKHNMNIGTWDEKGSVVKAPPTQPVLPPQTIIQQPQPLIQPPPLVQSQLPQQQPQPPQPQQQQGPQPQAQPHQVQSQQPQLQNRWVAPRNRGTGFNQNNGAGGENFGLGVVPVSASPSSVEVHPVLEKLKAINNYNPKDFDWNLKNGRVFIIKSYSEDDIHRSIKYSIWCSTEHGNKRLDAAYRSLNGKGPLYLLFSVNGSGHFCGVAEMKSVVDYNAYAGVWSQDKWKGKFEVKWIFVKDVPNNQLRHIRLENNDNKPVTNSRDTQEVPLEKAKQVLKIIATFKHTTSIFDDFAHYEKRQEEEEAMRRERNRNKQ, encoded by the exons AATAACAGCTATCCACCAATGTCAGATCCATACATGCCTAGTTACTATGCTCCATCCATTGGATTTCCATATTCTCTTGGGGAAGCAGCATGGTCCACGGCTGGAGACCAGCCTATGCCGTATCTGACAACCTATGGACAAATGAGTAATGGAGAACATCATTATATACCAGATGGCGTTTTTAGTCAACCAGGGGCATTAGGAAATACCCCTCCATTTCTTGGTCAACATGGATTTAACTTTTTTCCTGGTAATGCTGATTTCTCTACATGGGGGACAAGTGGATCTCAGGGACAATCAACACAAAATTCTGCTTATAGTAGCAGTTATGGCTATCCACCTAGTTCTCTTGGGAGAGCTATTGCTGATGGACAGGCCGGATTTGGAAATGATACTTTGAGTAAGGTGCCTGGCATTAGTAGTATTGAGCAAGGCATGACTGGACTGAAAATTGGTGGTGACCTGACGGCTGCAGTGACAAAAACTGTAGGTACAGCCTTGAGCAGCAGTGGTATGACTAGCATTGCAACCAATAATGTGCCCCCTGTTAGCAGTGCAGCACCTAAACCAACTTCTTGGGCTGCCATTGCCAGAAAGCCTGCCAAACCTCAACCGAAACTTAAACCCAAGGGCAATGTGGGAATTGGGGGTTCTgctgtgccaccacctcctataAAACACAACATGAATATTGGAACTTGGGATGAAAAGGGGTCAGTGGTAAAGGCTCCACCAACCCAACCAGTTCTGCCTCCTCAAACTATAATCCAGCAGCCTCAGCCATTAATTCAACCGCCACCATTGGTGCAAAGCCAACTGCCTCAACAGCAGCCTCAGCCACCACAACCACAACAGCAACAAGGACCTCAGCCACAGGCCCAGCCTCACCAAGTGCAGTCTCAACAGCCACAGCTGCAGAATCGCTGGGTAGCTCCTCGGAATAGAGGAACCGGCTTCAACCAGAACAATGGAGCAGGCGGTGAAAACTTTGGTTTAGGTGTTGTACCTGTTAGTGCTTCACCTTCTAGTGTAGAGGTGCATCCAGTGCTGGAAAAACTAAAGGCCATAAACAACTATAATCCCAAAGACTTTGATTGGAACCTGAAGAATGGACGTGTGTTTATAATAAAGAGCTATTCTGAGGATGATATACATCGTTCTATCAAGTACTCTATCTGGTGTAGTACTGAGCATGGTAACAAGCGTTTGGATGCAGCTTACCGTTCCCTGAATGGGAAAGGCCCACTGTATTTACTCTTCAGTGTGAATGGCAGTGGACACTTTTGTGGAGTGGCTGAAATGAAGTCTGTTGTGGACTATAATGCATATGCTGGTGTCTGGTCTCAGGATAAGTGGAAGGGCAAATTTGAAGTTAAATGGATCTTTGTCAAAGATGTTCCCAATAACCAGTTACGACATATTCGCTTagaaaataatgacaacaaaCCAGTAACCAACTCAAGGGACACTCAAGAAGTACCcctagaaaaagcaaagcaagtgCTTAAAATAATTGCTACTTTCAAGCATACCACCTCAATCTTTGATGACTTTGCACATTATGAAAAGCgtcaagaggaggaggaagccatgCGAAGG gagAGAAATAGAAACAAGCAATAA